AGGATGAGATCGAGCGGTGGGATCACATCAGCCGCCGCATGCGTTTGGTGTTTCACGGTGAGGGTCTCCTCAGCCAATTCGAAGGCTATGACGAACTTGAGGAACTCGACTGGGAGAGTTACCGCCAAAAACACGGCAAGGTCATGCGTCTCGATCGCATTCTTGAAGCTGAAGACGACACGCCCAACCGCTACAAATGCTCCAAGCAGGCCGATGTGCTGATGCTTTTCTATCTGTTTTCCGCCGAGGAACTGCAAACCCTCTTCGAGCGCCTCGGCTATGACTTCGATTGCCAGACGATCCCCAAAAACATCGACTACTATCTGGCTCGAACCTCCCACGGCTCAACCCTTAGCCAGGTGGTCCATTCCTGGGTTCTTTCGCGCTCGGATCGCGAAGGTTCCTGGGATCTCTATGCCCAGGCCCTGCGTTCGGATATCGATGACATTCAGGGCGGCACCACCCCCGAGGGCATTCACCTCGGTGCCATGGCGGGCACCGTTGATCTGATTCAGCGCTGCTATACCGGCATCGAAACCCGCAACGGCGTGTTGCACCTCAACCCCTGCCTGCCGCGGGAACTGATGAGCTTGTGTCTGCAACTTCACTATCGTGGCCAATTATTGACCTTGCGAATCACCCAGGAGAAAATGAAGCTGACCTGCCAGCAGTGCGAAATAGAGGCGATTCGCGTTGCCTATGGCGAGCAGGAATACCGCCTGCGCGGGGGAGAAACACTGGAAATGAACTTGTGCAGCAAAGAGTGCCCCTGACTGCAGATTGTCAAAATAACTCAAGCAGATGACTTACTCTGCTTTTCTAAGCAAAAAGGCATGCGCCGAAAGCCCGGCGCCGTAGGCGAGCATGATGCACCATTCGCCCGGGGCGATGCCGTTCTGCTCGAGTTCCTTGAGGACAAACCAGACTGTGGGTGACGACATGTTCCCGTATTCTGCAAGAATCTTGCGCGTCGCACAGAGGCGCTCCTCGGCAATGCCGAGTTCGTCACGCACGGCGTTAATAATCTTCTCGCCACCGGTGTGGAGCGCCCAGTGCTGAATATCATCCGGCTTCAGGCCCTGCGACGACAAAACCTCGGATACGACCTCCGCCGCGGCGTGCTTGACAAGCTCCGGTAACTTGAGGGAAAGCTGGTTGTGCAGTGCACCCCCTTTATGAACGAAACGAATGGCCTCTCGCTGCTCCGGTATATAACGACCGGCTGAGGCAACCAGTTTCAGCCCCTGCGGCCGCTGCCAGAGCACCGCGGCAGAGGCGCCGTCACCAAAGAGCGCATTAGAGAGAATCAGGCTCACATCATTATCCATCTGCAAGGTCGCGCTGCAAATCTCAACGCTGACGCTCACCACCACGCCCTGGTTAGTGGCCCCGAGCAGAGATTCTGCCACCTGGAGGTTGGGGATGGCGCCTCCGCACCCGCTTCCGACCAGATCGTAAACCCTGGTGCCGCGGGCAAGCCCCAATCGCTCCAAGAGATAGGTGGATATGCCGGGGCAGATATAACCGGTGCAGGTATTTACCACGAGCCCTGCCACCTCCTGGGTGGCGACGCCGGCCTGCGCCAGGGCGCTGGTCACGGCCTGGGCGGAAAGTTCAACCGATTTTTCGGTAAACCGTGCGATGCGCTGGTCGGGTGATTCATCCGCCAGGCACTCCGGATCATCAACGGCAAAATGCCGCTTGTGGATGCTCGGATGCGAGAAGGTGGCGCGCAACAGGCCCAAGCTTCGCTGACTCAGCTTCTGTCCATAATGCCTTCGCATAAAATCGGCGGAAAATGCCTGGTCGGCATTGTAGGGTGGCACCACTGCGGCAATGGAAGCGATGTGGACGCCGCCTGTGGCATCCTTGCGTACCGCTTGACTGCTGTTCATGCCCTCTGCCTTTCTGCCCGCTTTCGCGAGGCAAAGAAAATATCAATGTAACTGTTCAGCTTGCGCCGCAGACCGCGGCGGCATCGCTTGCGGTGAAAACTCGCCTGCGGCTCAAACATTCACCGCGGCACTCAACCGCCACAGCCTGCGGCGCGATTGGGGATTGCAGCTGAATGTTTACATATTAATTACACATCCATGCCCGCCATCCTCAACCCACGCCGAATGAACCGAGTATACCTCCACAAGGGCGGACGCAGTCCGAGACGAGCGCCGATCCGATGCAGGCGGGGCAAAAAGGGCAAGCCCAGCGAATTCATATCAATGAAATTCATGTGAA
The nucleotide sequence above comes from Geoalkalibacter ferrihydriticus DSM 17813. Encoded proteins:
- a CDS encoding type III polyketide synthase, with the protein product MNSSQAVRKDATGGVHIASIAAVVPPYNADQAFSADFMRRHYGQKLSQRSLGLLRATFSHPSIHKRHFAVDDPECLADESPDQRIARFTEKSVELSAQAVTSALAQAGVATQEVAGLVVNTCTGYICPGISTYLLERLGLARGTRVYDLVGSGCGGAIPNLQVAESLLGATNQGVVVSVSVEICSATLQMDNDVSLILSNALFGDGASAAVLWQRPQGLKLVASAGRYIPEQREAIRFVHKGGALHNQLSLKLPELVKHAAAEVVSEVLSSQGLKPDDIQHWALHTGGEKIINAVRDELGIAEERLCATRKILAEYGNMSSPTVWFVLKELEQNGIAPGEWCIMLAYGAGLSAHAFLLRKAE